The sequence below is a genomic window from Macadamia integrifolia cultivar HAES 741 chromosome 1, SCU_Mint_v3, whole genome shotgun sequence.
AACCATCACTACATCAAATGTTAGGCTAACCCTGAGTGAAGAACCTTTGGATAGGATCAGgacttttcctttttcatctcTAAAGATCTTACAAGATACATATTGGCTCAAACATATGTCTCATACTTGATTTACAACCGCAGAATGCTCACTAAAGACTTCCAGTTGGGTACTTGTGCTTCATTACCTAATAGCCTAATAGGCACAGTTGAATGGTCAACAAAGCCATGGTGTCATAAACTGGACCCAACCAGGCAGCTGAACCAGCGCTAGATTGGGAGTGTCCCCTTTTTTGGTCTGGACATAGACCCACTGCGGACTAAAACTGGAATCAGACCATTTGGTCTTCAGAAAACCACCAACTCAGTTTGAgcattttctcaatttttatctcttttattttctccaaattttgattgtttttttattcttctttgaaaCCTCAGTTTGATCAGTCAAAACGGTATTGAACCGGAACCAGCTCCTCTTCAGTTCAATGCCTGGGGTCCAGTTTTCAATGGATTAAGCAATCAAATATAGCGAGATCTTGGATAAAACAAACATTGGCAACCGAGGTCAACTATGGGTAATCAAATCCATTGCATACGCTATCAAATTAGTTGAAAATTAAAGCTTCAACCAGCAGTGGCATTTTTTCTACAGAAGCCAGGTAAATGTCATTGACAAAAGCTAATAAGATAGTAGCAAAGCTTCAAAGAATTTCGGGTGGGATCATTACAGGATTCAAATCTAGACCAATCAAGTTATTTTTGCAATAATTTGAGCACTGTCTACTTGGCTAAGAACCCAGTTTCTcacttgaaaataaaacacGTTACAGCTCAATACCATTACTTGATCAAGGAAAAGTATGGAGGAGAGGAGTGATTGTTAAAAGTGGGAACCAACAAGAACATAGTGGACACACTAAAGGAAATGAATCAAGTACAGTCACATTTGAACTTGACTAGTCTATAGTCATTGAAATGTGTCTTGTTTACCTTGGTAGTGGCACGGAAATATTCTTCTACCACTGAGGAGATTGATGATTTAAGTGACCAAATCACCATAGCTTCTCGTAGACTTGATGGGTATCATCACTCTCCACTGGGATTACATACAAATGCATTTTGCTCTAACTTGAAGAGAAAAGATGGGGGTTTCTTAAACGAATGTCTTAGTCCACAAGATGGAGTTACTATTTGGGTTGGTTATGTCATTTGCATTAACAAAAGGTCTCTCCATCTCAAACCCTTCTTTAGATGGTTGCTAGAACTGTTAAAGCCCATTGTCACTGGGGATTGGCATCACACTGTTGTTGTACTTTTCTATGACAGGAGTAAGGACACATAACATTGTGAAGCAACAGTATTTAAGGGTTTTACTCCGATTGGGTTTAGAGATACATAGAGGAATTTAGTGTGTTCCACCAGTTCTGGGGAGGAATATATTGGCCTTTATTTAATAGAAGTAGCATCCATTATTGCTTGTTTCTATCCTGAATTATGATTTATACTCTCTGTTTGCAAGCTTTCTCATTGATGTAATACCATTGAACATAGACCACATATATTCTGTCCTGTTGTTTGTGTTGACCCACTTTTGCTTCATGTTCACTCGTAATTGCTCCGTGTACAATATTTAGGTCCTGCTAACTgaaattgacatttttttttagcttcAGTGTTCAATCACCAACCCACCAAACCAGTCTGCCATGGCAGTAGGGGCTTAGCCACAACAGTAAACCATGGATTTAAAGCATGAAAGTAATCaacaaagagaaagggggaaaaatgaaaattaggaACACAGTCAACCGTCAAGAAAAATTCCCCACCCTAGCAAACTAGAAATCCGATAAATCTTCTGCCTATCTAAGTTTGTACAGCTAGAATTGTCACAAGATATGCAAAACGAAACTAGGAAATTTATGAAGAATCATCAAAATAACTAAGAGCAAAATAGTCTAGACATGTTAAAAGTACACTGCCATCATCACAGCAAACAAAAAGAGTATAATAGTGAGCAATAAAAGCTAATAGAAAACTATTACTTCTAACAAAAACCCATTATAGATGAACAAAAAGAACAATCTTTCGAAACAATTCAAGTTAATTGAAACTGTTACTTCCAACAAAAACCCATTACAGACTGAACGAAAAGAACAATCTTTTCAAACACACATTGGAATCAAAAGGGTTTTTCCCTCACCTTATCCCGAACCCAACCGCCGGCAACACGGAGCTGAGTCTGAAGATTGAAATGCTGAAGCACTTCGAGTAATCGATCGAAAATCAGCTTCTCTTTATCGTTGAGATCAATCGTATCCTTCACTTGAACGCAAGGAGCAGTACAAGAAGAGGCCATGGTTCTGCAATGAAAATCTTTAAGAATTCTGATGTTTGTTTGCGAATGGGGGACTGGAGATTTGAGTTTGCGAAAAGAGGGAAGTTTGAAGGGCGGAGGTCTAACAAGAAGATGGTATTGGCATGCGAGAAGTCGGTGACAGTTCAAGGCAACTTCCATATTTTAAGCTGCAAGGAAAAGCTAACCAATCGGCTACCTTATGTTTACAAGACCATGTATACttatgtttggatgtcaagaaaataaaagaaaaaaaaattgaatttataGGGAGATATGTCCATATAATTTTTGGTTCTACTTTATAATCAATATATTTGTTATTTTCACTACTGTACGTCATCGAAGATTATGGACCACGGGCTATTTgctagactttttttttttttctattggtcAAAGACTATTTGCATTAATTAGTACAAATCCACTATCTacctctctctttcccattttAAAATGACCTTTATACCCCTCACTTATGATATACCCCATCTTACTGTTTCCATTGGGGCCAGTCGCTAGCTTAAAGTAAAAAACATTCAACctttaccctaaaaaaaaaaaaaaaaaaaaaaaaaaaaaaaaaaaaaaaaaaaccctaaaaggcaTATGACCCCTATGCCTAGATAAGAGAGGTAAATAACCATCTCCCTTCTCATAAAAGATAGATATTTCACCCATGTTAATGCTTCTAGAGTTTTATTCCATTGATCATATACTGGTGTAGAGATTATGCTACCTTTTAATGAACCCTCTAATACTAAATTTATCATTAGATTGTGTCTGACAgccaagtgaaaaaaaatacaaaaattatatcaatttcttgattt
It includes:
- the LOC122084159 gene encoding nucleotidyltransferase lcsQ-like isoform X1 — translated: MEVALNCHRLLACQYHLLVRPPPFKLPSFRKLKSPVPHSQTNIRILKDFHCRTMASSCTAPCVQVKDTIDLNDKEKLIFDRLLEVLQHFNLQTQLRVAGGWVRDKLLGKECYDIDIALDNMLGREFCDKVNEYLSHKGEEKQGIGVIQWYVLLFCFFVKLA